The window CTCGTCGGCGGCGATCTCCATGTAGGCCCGCTCGACGTCCTCCAGTCTCGCGTCCTGCATCATCCAGAACGCCGACTTGGGGTGGGTCACCCAGCCGTGCAGCAGCTCGGCGTCCTTCAGCGGGTCGAGGGGGCGGACGGAGAAGGTCAGGTCCTTCGTGGTCATGCGGCGAACTCCTGGAAGGCGATGGACTTCTCGACCGGGTAGTACTCGCTGCCGAGCAGCTCGCGGATGATGTACGAGTTCCGGTACGCGCCCATGCCCAGGTCGGGGCTGGTGATGCTGTGCGTGTGGACGCCGGCGTTCTGGAGGAAGACCCCGCGTCCGGTGTTGTCGATGGAGTAGTTGCGGGCGACGTCGAAGCGGCCGTGGCCGTCGAGGCGCAGCCGGTCGCGGACGGGCGCGAGGAAGGCCGGCGGCTCGTAGTGGTAACCGGTGGCCAGCAGCAATCCCTCCGTGCGGATCCCGAAGTCCTTGCCCTGCTCGTCGTGGTGGAAGCCGAGGGAGTAGGCGCCGTCGGCGTAGGACGCGGTGACCAGCGAGGAGTTGGTGAGCAGACGGGTGGGGACCGGGCGGTCGCCGCTCTCGACGTGCTTCTGGTAGAGCAGGTCGTAGATCGCGTCGATGAGGTCCGAGTTGATGCCCTTGAACAGGCCCTTCTGCTGCTTCTCCAGCCGGTAGCGGGTCTCCTCGGGCAGCGAGCGGAAGTAGTCGATGTAGTCCGGGGAGGTCATCTCCAGCGTCAGCTTGGTGTACTCCAGCGGGAAGAACCGCGGGGAGCGGGTCACCCAGTTGAGCTGGTAGCCGTGGGCGTCGATCTCGGAGAGCAGCTCGTAGTAGATCTCCGCCGCGCTCTGGCCGCTGCCCACCACGGTGATGGACTTCTTCGCCTGGAGCTCCGCCTTGCGGTGCATGTACTGCGCGTTGTGCAGGAAGTCTCCGCCGAGCCCCCGGCACGCCTCGGGGACGTAGGGGGCCGTCCCGGTGCCGAGGACCAGGTGGCGGGCGTGGAAGGTGTCGCCGGCCGCGGTCCGCACGACGTACCGGTCGTCCTCGTACGTCACCTCGGTGACCGTCGTGCCGAAGCGAACGCTGCTCAGCTGGTTCGCCGCCCAGCGGCAGTAGTCGTCGTACTCGACCCGCAGCGGGTAGAAGTTCTCGCGGATGTAGAACGAGTACAGTCTGCCCTTCTCCTTCAGGTAGCTGAGGAAGGAGTACGGCGAGGTCGGGTCGGCGAGGGTGACCAGGTCCGACATGAACGGCGTCTGCAGGTGGGCGCCGTCGAGGAACATGCCCGCGTGCCACTCGAAGTCCGGCTTGGACTCCAGGAAGACGCCGTTCAGCTCGGCGATCGGCTCGGTCAGGCAGGCGAGGCCGAGGTTGAAGGGGCCGAGCCCGATCCCCACGAAGTCGTAGGTCTGGTGGTGGGCTTCAGGACGCGCGGTCAAGGGACTCTCCCAGGTACTGCTCGGCATGGCCGGCGATCAGGTCAAGGACGGCGGCGATGTCGGCCGTCGTCGTCTCGGGGTTGAGCAGGGTGAACTTCAGGTAGTGGCGGCCGCCGACCTTGGTGCCCGCGACGACGGCGTCACCGGAGGCGAACAGGGCCTTGCGGGCGTACAGGTTGGCCCGGTCGATCTCGGCGGGGTCGGTGACGGCCGCCGGGACGTAGCGGAAGACGAGGGTGGACAGCGAGGGCTCGACGACCACGTCGTAGCGGGGGTCGGCGGCCAGCAGCGTCCAGCCCTTCCGCGCGAGGTCGCAGACCTCGTCGAAGAGGTGTCCGATGCCGTCGGCGCCCATGGTGCGCAGCGTCAGCCACAGCTTGAGGGCGTCGAAGCGGCGGGTGGTCTGCAGGGACTTGTCGACTTGGTTGGGAATACGTTCCTGCACCATGCGGCGCGGGTTGAGGTACTCGGCGTGGTAGGTGGCGTGCCGCAGGGTGGCCGCGTCCCGGACCAGCACGGCGGACGAACTCACGGGCTGGAAGAAGGACTTGTGGTAGTCGACGGTGACCGAGTCGGCGCGCTCGATGCCGTCGATGCGGTCCCGGTACTTCAGCGAGGCGAGCAGTCCGCAGCCGTAGGCGGCGTCCACGTGCATCCAGACGCCGTACTGGGCGCACAGCTCGGCGATCTCGGGCAGCGGGTCGATGGAGCCGAAGTCGGTGGTGCCGGCGGTGGCGACGACGGCCATGGGGACCAGGCCGTCCTCGACGCAGCGCTCCAGCTCCCGGGCGAGGGCGACCGTCTGCATGCGCTTGTCGTGGTCGACGGGGACGACGACGACGGCGTCCGGACCGAGGCCGAGGAGTTTGGCGGACTTCTTCACGCTGAAGTGGCTGACCTCGGAGGCGAAGACGCGCAGCCGGCCGAGGTCCCGGCTCTTGGCCTCCTCCCGTGCCAGCAGCAGCGCCTGGAGGTTGGACTGCGTGCCGCCGGAGGTGAACACGCCGTCCGCTGCCGGGCCGAGGCCGATGCGGGCGGCCGTCCAGTCGACGAGCCGGCGCTCGATCAGGGTGCCGCCGGCCGACTGGTCCCAGGTGTCCAGGGAGGAGTTGACGGCGGAGAGCACGGCCTCGCCGAGCACCGCGGGGATGACGACCGGGCAGTTGAGGTGGGCCAGGTAGCGGGGGTGGTGGAAGTAGACCGCGTCCCGCAGGTAGACGTTCTCCAGCTCGTCCAGGACGGCCGTGGTGTCACCCAGCGGCCGGTCCAGGTCGATCGCGTCGATGTCGGGGGCGAGGGCGTCCACGGAGACGCCGGTGAACGGACGGTCGGTGGTGGCGAGTTTGGCCGCCACCCGCTCGACTCCTTCGGTCACGGAGCGGCGGTAGTGCTCCGCGGTGAGGCCATTGAGCAGGTGCGAGCGCATGTGGGGGTCCTCCGAGGGGACAGTCCGTGCGGGGAACGGGAGAAGCCGGTGATCGCAACATCAACTTAGGTAAGCCTAACCTAAGTTGTCCACTTCGAAACGCACCCCTCCCGTGACCGGCGTCACGTCGGGCCGGGCTACTCCGCGGCGCGGAGCTGTTCCTCCGTCAGGCCCTGGCGCCAGTAGCCGACGAACGTCACCCGCCGCCGGTCGATCCCGCGCTCACCGACGAAGTGCCGGCGCAGCGCCTTCACCTGCCCGGACTCGCCGGCGATCCAGACGTAGGGCCGCTCGGCGAGGGGGAGCCGGGCGGCTCGTACGGCATCGACGGCCATGGGGGAGCTGTCGTGCCGTACGAGCCACGTGAGCTCCGCGTCCGCCCGTGTCACCACGTCCTGGATGTCACCGGCGTGCGGCACCTCCAGCCAGGCGCGCGCCCGGGTGCCGGCCGGGAGGGACTCGAGGATCGCGGTGGCCGCGGGTGCGGCGGTCGCGTCGCCCCACAGCACCACGAGGTCCGTGTCCCCGGGCGGGCGGAAGCGGATCGCGCGGTTGTCGGCGACGGCCGGCCCGAGCAGCAGGACCCGGTCCCCGGCCGTGGCGCGGGAGGCCCAGCGGGAGGCGGGGCCCGCGGGGACGGCCGCGCCGGGTTCGACGCCGTGCAGCGCGAAGTCGACGTCGATCTCGCGGGTGCCTCCGTCGGCGTCCCGGCGCAGCGCCCGCAGGGTGTACGAGCGCATGACCGCCCGTACGTCGTCGGGCAGTTCGCGCCAGCCCTGCCACCAGCCGTCGCCCAGCTCCAGCGGGACCACGGGGTCGCTCTGGCCGGGGTGCGGCAGGAACAGGGACAGGGACTGGTCCCGCCCGTCGGAGTGGAAGGCGTGCAGGTCGGCACCGGCGAAGGTGACCCGGACCAGAGACGGGCCGAGCCGCCTCGTCCGTACGACCCGGAGGGAGAAGAAACGGAACGGGGCGGCTACGGCCGTCGTCATGTGTGGCTCCTGAGCGTGGGATTCAGGGCTTTGTCAGGGGTGGCACCCGAGGGGGTCAGGCGACCTTCTCGGCCTTCTCCAGCGCCTCGGCCAGAGTCGTCAGGAGCGGGACGCACTTGTCGTAGGACAGGATCGGCTCGGGGGAGCGGGAGATGACCTGACCGGCCGTGACCGCGGGGAGCTTCTTCCAGGTCGCCTTGGTGATGTCGGCGGGCTGGATGGTCGAGGAGCGGTCGTCCATCATGATGATGTCGGCCTTGTACTTGTCGACGTTCTCCCAGCTCAGCGACTCGTACCAGCCGCCGCCCTTGGCCTTGGCACTCTCCGGGGGCTCGACGAAGTTCACGCCGAGGGCCTTGAAGTACTCCAGGTCGACGGAGAGGTTGGTGCCGGAGACGTAGAAGAGCTGGTCGCTCGCGGAGCCGGCCATGACCTTGATCCCGGGCTTGGCCTTGGCCGCGGCGCGCAGGCGGGCGGCCGCCTCCTCGAAGCGCTTCTTGGCGGCCGTGACCTTGGCGGCCTTCATGTCGCCGCCGAGCGACTCGGCCAACTGCCACATGCGCTGCAGCGACTGCGGGAGCTGACGGTCGTAGACGGAGATGCCGACGCTCGGGGCGAGCTGGGCGATCTTGTCCTTCGACTCGTCCGGGACGTACCAGAGCGTGCCGGCGGCGTCGAACATCGTGGAGATCAGCACGTCCGGCGCGAGGGCCGCGTACTTCTCGATCTTGAACTGGCCCCAGGTGTTGCCGAGGACCGTCACCTTGCTGACGTCCATGTCCCCGGCCTGGACGTCGGGCTTGCCGTCCGTGGTCTTCGTCGGGCCGAACACGCCCTTGACCTGCACGCCGTAGTCGTACAGCGCGGCACCGACACCGGTGAAGGCGACGATGTTCGCGGGGACCTTGTCCAGCTTCACGGTCTTCTTGCGGTCGTCCGTGAAGGACCAGGGGCCGGACTTGGCGGCCGTCGTCCCCTTGCCGGAGCCCGCGTCCTTGCCCTTGTCGTCCCCGCAGGCGGCGAGTGCGGCACCGAGAGCGAGGGCGCCGCCGGCGGCGAGCAGGCCGCGGCGGGAAGGGGAGGGCGTCGTACGGACGTTGGGCATGGCTCGGCTGCTTTCAAAACAGGGTGGGGCGCCCACCGGACTGGTTCGAAGGTCAGGTTAGCCTAACCTCACTCGATGTCCAGGGGGTGGTGCGCCCCACCGCCGTCTCGGGGTTCAGCCCGCCAGGCCCAGCTCCCGCGCGATCAGCATGCGCTGCACCTCGCTCGTGCCCTCGCCGATCTCCAGGATCTTGGAGTCGCGCCACATGCGCGCCACCGGATACTCGTTCATGAAGCCGTAGCCGCCGTGGATCTGGGTGGCGTCACGGGCGTTGTCGACGGCGACCGTCGAGGAGTACAGCTTGGCCAGCGCCGCCTCCTTCTTGAACGGCTCGCCGGCGACCAGCCGCGAGGCCGCGTCCCGCCACGCCAGGCGGGCCGTGTGGGCCTTCATCTCCATGTCGGCGATCTTGAACTGGACGGCCTGGTTGGAGCCGATCGGCCGGCCGAAGGCGTGCCGCTCCTTCGCGTACTTCACCGACTCGTCCACACAGCCCTGCGCCAGACCGGTGGCGAGCGCCGCGATGGCGATGCGCCCCTCGTCCAGGATGCGCAGGAACTGGGCGTAGCCGCGGCCCTCCTCGCCGAGCAGGTTGGCGGCGGGCACCCGGACGTCCTGGAACGACAGCTCGCGGGTGTCCGAGGCGTTCCAGCCGACCTTCGAGTAGGGCGCGGCCACCGTGAAGCCCGGAGTGCCGGAGGGCACGATGATCGCCGAGATCTGCGGCCTGCCGTCCGGCTTGCGGCCGGTGACCGCCGTGACCGTCACCAGGCCGGTGATGTCCGTACCGGAGTTGGTGATGAAGCACTTGCTGCCGTTGATCACCCATTCGTCCGTGTCCGGGTCCAGCCGGGCGGTCGTACGGGTGGCGCCCGCGTCGCTGCCGCCGTCCGGTTCCGTCAGGCCGAACGCGCCGAGCATCTCGCCCGCGCACAGGCGGGGCAGCCACTCGCGCTTCTGCTCCTCCGTGCCGAACAGGTGCAGCGGCATCGCGCCCAGCGAGACACCTGCCTCCAGGGTGATGGCCACGGAGGAGTCCACCCGGGCCAGTTCCTCCAGGGCGAGGCCGAGGGCGAGGTAGTCGCCGCCCATCCCGCCGTACTCCTCCGGGAACGGCAGCCCGAACAGGCCCATGCGGCCCATCTCGCGGACGATCTCGTACGGGAACTCGTGCCGCTCGTAGAAGTCGCCGATCTTCGGCGCCACGACGTCGTGCGCGAACTCCTCGACGGTACGGCGAAGTTCCTCCAGCTCGGGGCTGAGGCGGTGGTCCATGCTGATCACTGGTCCTTGTGGGAGAGAGCGCGGACGGTGCGGGACGGACTGGGCCGGCCCAACTGTTCGGCCATCCACACGCTGGTGGCGGTCAGACGGCCGAGATCGACCCCGGTCTCGATGCCGAGGCCGTGCAGCATCCACACGAGGTCCTCGGTGGCGAGGTTGCCGGTGGCGGACCTGGCGTAGGGGCAGCCGCCGAGGCCGCCCGCGGAGGCGTCCACGGTGGTGACGCCGTGCTGCAACGCGGCCAGCGTGTTCGACAGCGCCTGGCCGTAGGTGTCGTGGAAGTGCACGCCGATGACGTTCGTCGGCACGCCCAGCTCGTTGAGGAGACTGAGGAGTTCGAGCACATGGCCCGGGGTGGCGACGCCGATCGTGTCGCCGAGGCTCAGCTCGTCGCAGCCCATGTCGCGCAGCGCCGTGCAGACACGGGCCACCTGGTGCAGGGGGACCGGCCCCTCCCACGGGTCGCCGAAGCACATCGACACATAGCCGCGCACATGCAGGCCCGCGTCCTTCGCGTGGCGCACCACCGGCTCGAACACGGCCAGCGACTCGTCCAGCGTGCGGTTGAGGTTGGCCTTGGCGAAGGACTCGGTGGCGCTGGCGAACACGGCCACGCGCTCGGCGCCGAGGGCCAGGGCCCGGTCCAGGCCG of the Streptomyces sp. 1222.5 genome contains:
- a CDS encoding lysine N(6)-hydroxylase/L-ornithine N(5)-oxygenase family protein, with protein sequence MTARPEAHHQTYDFVGIGLGPFNLGLACLTEPIAELNGVFLESKPDFEWHAGMFLDGAHLQTPFMSDLVTLADPTSPYSFLSYLKEKGRLYSFYIRENFYPLRVEYDDYCRWAANQLSSVRFGTTVTEVTYEDDRYVVRTAAGDTFHARHLVLGTGTAPYVPEACRGLGGDFLHNAQYMHRKAELQAKKSITVVGSGQSAAEIYYELLSEIDAHGYQLNWVTRSPRFFPLEYTKLTLEMTSPDYIDYFRSLPEETRYRLEKQQKGLFKGINSDLIDAIYDLLYQKHVESGDRPVPTRLLTNSSLVTASYADGAYSLGFHHDEQGKDFGIRTEGLLLATGYHYEPPAFLAPVRDRLRLDGHGRFDVARNYSIDNTGRGVFLQNAGVHTHSITSPDLGMGAYRNSYIIRELLGSEYYPVEKSIAFQEFAA
- the desA gene encoding lysine decarboxylase DesA, which produces MRSHLLNGLTAEHYRRSVTEGVERVAAKLATTDRPFTGVSVDALAPDIDAIDLDRPLGDTTAVLDELENVYLRDAVYFHHPRYLAHLNCPVVIPAVLGEAVLSAVNSSLDTWDQSAGGTLIERRLVDWTAARIGLGPAADGVFTSGGTQSNLQALLLAREEAKSRDLGRLRVFASEVSHFSVKKSAKLLGLGPDAVVVVPVDHDKRMQTVALARELERCVEDGLVPMAVVATAGTTDFGSIDPLPEIAELCAQYGVWMHVDAAYGCGLLASLKYRDRIDGIERADSVTVDYHKSFFQPVSSSAVLVRDAATLRHATYHAEYLNPRRMVQERIPNQVDKSLQTTRRFDALKLWLTLRTMGADGIGHLFDEVCDLARKGWTLLAADPRYDVVVEPSLSTLVFRYVPAAVTDPAEIDRANLYARKALFASGDAVVAGTKVGGRHYLKFTLLNPETTTADIAAVLDLIAGHAEQYLGESLDRAS
- a CDS encoding siderophore-interacting protein; its protein translation is MTTAVAAPFRFFSLRVVRTRRLGPSLVRVTFAGADLHAFHSDGRDQSLSLFLPHPGQSDPVVPLELGDGWWQGWRELPDDVRAVMRSYTLRALRRDADGGTREIDVDFALHGVEPGAAVPAGPASRWASRATAGDRVLLLGPAVADNRAIRFRPPGDTDLVVLWGDATAAPAATAILESLPAGTRARAWLEVPHAGDIQDVVTRADAELTWLVRHDSSPMAVDAVRAARLPLAERPYVWIAGESGQVKALRRHFVGERGIDRRRVTFVGYWRQGLTEEQLRAAE
- a CDS encoding ABC transporter substrate-binding protein; translated protein: MPNVRTTPSPSRRGLLAAGGALALGAALAACGDDKGKDAGSGKGTTAAKSGPWSFTDDRKKTVKLDKVPANIVAFTGVGAALYDYGVQVKGVFGPTKTTDGKPDVQAGDMDVSKVTVLGNTWGQFKIEKYAALAPDVLISTMFDAAGTLWYVPDESKDKIAQLAPSVGISVYDRQLPQSLQRMWQLAESLGGDMKAAKVTAAKKRFEEAAARLRAAAKAKPGIKVMAGSASDQLFYVSGTNLSVDLEYFKALGVNFVEPPESAKAKGGGWYESLSWENVDKYKADIIMMDDRSSTIQPADITKATWKKLPAVTAGQVISRSPEPILSYDKCVPLLTTLAEALEKAEKVA
- a CDS encoding acyl-CoA dehydrogenase family protein, producing MDHRLSPELEELRRTVEEFAHDVVAPKIGDFYERHEFPYEIVREMGRMGLFGLPFPEEYGGMGGDYLALGLALEELARVDSSVAITLEAGVSLGAMPLHLFGTEEQKREWLPRLCAGEMLGAFGLTEPDGGSDAGATRTTARLDPDTDEWVINGSKCFITNSGTDITGLVTVTAVTGRKPDGRPQISAIIVPSGTPGFTVAAPYSKVGWNASDTRELSFQDVRVPAANLLGEEGRGYAQFLRILDEGRIAIAALATGLAQGCVDESVKYAKERHAFGRPIGSNQAVQFKIADMEMKAHTARLAWRDAASRLVAGEPFKKEAALAKLYSSTVAVDNARDATQIHGGYGFMNEYPVARMWRDSKILEIGEGTSEVQRMLIARELGLAG
- a CDS encoding hydroxymethylglutaryl-CoA lyase, producing the protein MSAEPLPMVVPAQDLPARVRIHEVGARDGLQNEKTAVPTEVKAEFVRRLADAGLTTIEATSFVHPKWVPQLADAEQLFPMLGGLPGVDLPVLVPNQRGLDRALALGAERVAVFASATESFAKANLNRTLDESLAVFEPVVRHAKDAGLHVRGYVSMCFGDPWEGPVPLHQVARVCTALRDMGCDELSLGDTIGVATPGHVLELLSLLNELGVPTNVIGVHFHDTYGQALSNTLAALQHGVTTVDASAGGLGGCPYARSATGNLATEDLVWMLHGLGIETGVDLGRLTATSVWMAEQLGRPSPSRTVRALSHKDQ